The Acinonyx jubatus isolate Ajub_Pintada_27869175 chromosome B3, VMU_Ajub_asm_v1.0, whole genome shotgun sequence genomic interval TCGTCCCAAGTTGGCCCCCAGCAAGAGACCGCTCGGCCTCGCCGACCTGCACGACCTCGCCGCGCTCCTGAGGTCCAGGGCGCGGGGCGCGGGTAGGAGGAGCGGCGCCGCCCCCGGGGTATTTAAGCCCGGTCTGGAACCCGCGGGGCCGGACGCTCCCGTTCCTCCCTGCTcgcgcctcccctccccctcccgctctCTTCCCCGCGCGCTCCCACCCTCCGCCCCGCGCTTGCTTCGCGCGCAGGCACCGGCCGGCGGCCGCGGGGAAAGGGACGCGGGCGGCGCTCGCCTCTGGGGAGTCGACCCCCGGCCGTGGCCGCCGCGCATTGCCCAGCCAGCGCCGCCAGGGCTGCCGCCGCCCGGCTGCCCGCACCGAGTGCGCCGTGGCAGCCGGAGCCCGGACGCCGACCCCGAGCGTCCCGCAGACGGGAGGGCGGGCGGCTGCGGACGCCCGGCCGGCAGCTCGCAGCATGGATTCGGATTCCGGCGAGCAGAGCGAGGGCGAGCCCGTGACCGCCGCAGGTACCGAGGGGACGCGGCAGCCCAACCCGGAGGGCTGGGACCGGGAGGAGGGGAGGCCGGGGCAGGAAATCGTGAGTATGTCACCGAGCTGCCGGACGGGAGGCCGATCTCTTCCAGGCCAGGACTGGGGATTGCTCCGCGCTGTGAGTTTGCTGTGAGGCTTTCTCCCTCACTGCACTTGGGCGCGCGGGAGGAAGAAGAGGTGCTTCTGCGGGTGGCTCTCCGCGCAGCTGCGTCCCGCTGCGGGCTCGGGTCGCCCGGGCTGCGTGGGGGTGAGGAAAGGTTCGGGAAATCTGCGTCCCGTAGTTTGCTGCAGCGAGGGTCGCAACACATCTGCCCTTTGAAAGAACTTTCCGAGCGCCCACCCCGTCCTCGAACCCGGGGCGCCAGGGACGCTGCGGAACAGGTGACACGGTCCGAGGGCGCGACAGGGGACTCCGGAAAGGAAAGGACCCGCGGGTGGACTGGCAGGAGTCAGACCACAGCTAGTGGCTGCAGTTCCCGAGCCTGCACTAGCGGTGCAGAAGGGTTTGCCCATCGCTGTCCCGCATCGGCAGAGGGGGTTCCGGCGGAGGGGGTCCGGGAACACAGCCGCGGGGGCGCGCGGGAGCAGGGCTTCGCCATTAAGAGGCGCCGCCGGCTTTTCACAATCGATAGTTATCGAAGCAATGGGTGGATGCTTActttggaaaaaatgaatgtCCTCCCCCGCCTCTCCCTGATACTGAGCAACAGGAGGAAGCCACCCACAGCCTTGGGTCGACTTACCGCTGGGCTCTGCCCACCTCCATCGCCGGCTCCGCCCCGCCGCCCACGGGTCCGCGCACCGGAGACCTGATCACCCTCCCCACCTGTCCGTGGCTCGCGGCACCCGTGGAGCCCTGAAAGCCACCCTGACCGGCCGACCTGTGAGCTGAGACTCTCCTGTTACACACCCGAAGTCCTAGACTAGTCCCCACTCTTCCCTGTATCAGACCAGCATCCTGAGAGTGGGGACCAACTGCCAGGAGGCACTATGAGCCCAGGCGTGGGTGTAGGAAAGGCAGGCTCAGGAACCAGGCAGCACAGGGCCAGGCGCTGTGCCAAAGGCCCTACATATATTATTCCCCTTCATCCTCATAGCATCTAGCCAGGtggttattatctccattttacagaagtcCTGAGAGGCTAAGTGCCTTGCCCACGCCTCACAGCAGGGAGTAGCCAAGGGCAGAGTGATTCCCTTCCCACTGCGTGGTACCCCTCAGCCTTTCACAGGGCAGCTGTGGTCAACACCTTTGGGTGGGGAAGAGATGAGGCAGGCAAAGAGGAAAGGCCGCGTTACCAAGATGCCTGTGTATGAggattcctgtgtgtgtgtgtgtgtgtgtgtgcgcgcgcgtgcgtgtgtgcgtgcaagGGCCACCTCCTTTGTGTAGGCATATGTGGATATAACCAATAAACATGAGCCTTCTGCTGCCTCTATGCTTCTGTGGCAATGAAGCACCAAGATTTTGTTTCACATGGGGGGCTTGTGGATCTCCTTACATCATTTTAAAGTTTCAGTGTGTTTGTATGTATCTAAGTATATCTGCAAAGCTGAGGGGTAGGGGGTGCTGACCTTGACACTTTACTGTCTCAAAATCCCAGGAATTAAcatgctctccccaccccaccctcagatCTATTCTGCACGTTGATgttgaagggaagaaggaagcttagagaaagaagagggacaagaggagggaggagacacTCCAGAAGAGTTGGTGCTTGAGTGTAAGGGGAGGAAAGAAATTCTTAAGGGTCCTGTTGCTTCTACCCAGCACAGAGTATCCCAGATGTATGCATTGTGTCAGGTCTCTGCACTGCTAACAGCAAACCCTACCATGGAGGTCAGATGGGTCCCATGAATAAGAGGACAGccaactctgagctgtcaccattCATTTGCACCTTGCTGTTTTCTAcagtcactttttctttttgtgtgtgtgcttgaaTCTCCCAAGTtgaacatttatttgaatatcACAAGCCATTCTGCTAAATGGCATTCCATCTCATTATTCTCAGTCTTAAAGTATTCTTCGTGAACAAGCTTCAAAACTAGATGCTAATTCATTGCCTTGCTGTCGCTGCATCCTGTCAAGTGGAAACCCTTGCTGCAGCTTCAGATACAGGTTAAATGACAGGTATGTTATCCACAGGGGTTGACCTTTGTCTCTACAAGGAATGAGGCGTTCATCTGTGGACCTGTATCTCTGCAAGCTGGATGAGTTTGTAACAGAGGACAGTAGAGGAAGTGGGACTTCTTGGAGTATTCATGTGTGTGTCTCCTTGTGTTGAGATGATAAGGGCTGCTTCCTCCTCAGTGGCCTTCCCTTCTCGAACTTGTGAAAAATCCCTGTGAGAGGTACCTTATTAAAGTCAAGAGCCTGGACTCTGGGATGAGAAAGACCTAGATTCCCTTCTCTACCTTTGGGCAAGCTATTTAACCTCTCCAAGCCTATTTccccctctgcaaaatggggatgacatTTAGTACCACaaggaggattaaataaaatatcacatgaaggggcacctgggaggctcagtcacttaagcgtccgactattgattttggctcaggtcatgatctcatggtttggtgtGTGAGATAGATCctcatgtagggctctgcgcacacacactctctcaaaataaataaataaatttttaaaaataccacatgaAAAGTGTTCCTGGTAAtcattcagtaaatggtagccACTATTTTGATTATCATTTGATTGTATACTGCTAAATAATGTACCTTGGtgctttgtaaaatgtaaatcagTAGGCATGTGTAAAACAATTGTTGgcattattattacattaatataATTGAGCagatttgttttgaattttctccttttcactctctcattctctctggtgtgtgtgtgtgtgtgtgtgtgtgtgtgtgtgtgtgtgcgcgcgtgcttATTGGTTTCGGGGGGAGGTTATCTTTGATTTACCTCTTCTTATCCTCTTCATCTTCCAGCTCAAGGAATGAAGATGGGGACATTCAAAATACTACTTTCACACCCCTTTTCCTCCAGCTCTACGTAAAGTTGTACGAAGCAGAGAATGCTTTACCCAATCCACTGGCTAATGTGGAGATTAGCCACTTTCATGCCACTtcaaatagaagaagagataaccCTTCCAACCAGTGAACCTTTTTCCTTCAGGGTAGCAAGAGGCACAGGAGGTCCTTGCcattctcctttccatttttggAAAGTCACCTTCCAAGATACAAATTGGCAGAAGAGTGAGAAAATCTCTGAGGACCACCTACTCTTTACTGCACCCCTTTCCAGAGACTTGTCTAAAGCTCTCCCCAGGGCCTGCTCTGCAGATTTCTCATCGAGCAGTGCAGTGCCCTACATAAGAGGATGAAGGGGGGAGATGAGATTTGTCTCCAactgcattttctgtttttcaggaaGCACAGGATGATACTTCTATGCCTGAAACTCTACCCcacttttctttgattttgggTTCTTTCTATGATTGGGAAAGAGGCAGGGTTTATGGAACACTGGATTCATTCCAGAGACCCAACTTGGCAGTCTGTGGTTTGGCAAACCCACCATCCATCTCTCAGAAATTCTAGCACTTGGTATATTAACTCAGCAGTGATTAAGAGTCTTTCCTAAGAAGCAACAAGTGAGTAAACATTAGTGGTGTCAGCTTTTTCCCTTTCTGGCTTGTAAGACCAAGATAGTCTACCCAGCTGAGGACAGACCAGCTCCTTCTACCTGCAGCTAGATGGTCCAGGGCAATCAAGCTTATGGGGATTCTTCGCAGCTGGGTAGGTGCTACAAAAAACATGTCCATGCAGTGGAGTCAGGATGTGGTAGGAGAGCATCAAGACagtaaaagaaatgggaaaacaggcCCCCAACTTTGTATTTGCCATCCTTCTCATTGCCTAGGTCCTAAGCTTGGTCTTTGTGAATAAAGTGGCAAGGAGTGGGTAGGCTTCAATAGGTGgccaaaaggagaaaaggcattCCAGAAGTCACACACCACTTGAGCAAAGGCACAAACAGGGAGGTAACTGGAGTGAAGGGCATATACTAGGGAGTACTGGGAAATAAAGTTATATGAGTGAGGGGAGGGCCTCATGGAAGAGGGTCTTAATAACTTGGTCCTGATGGTGCCAGAGGAGCCCCCATTGAGCTGATTGTTGTGCAGAGATATGACTGACTGAAAGTTGGGTTTTCGGGAGCCACATTTGATAGACCTGAAGTATAAGGACTGCCTAGGCTTGAAGCCTCAGCTGGCAGGGGTGGCCACAGTATTGGAGGAGGTTGTGGCTCTAAGGTaaggcagaagaggaaggaggccaGTGCCACATCAGAGAAACAAACAACAGACACTGCTGACAGATTGTACAAAAGCAgtgaaaggagagggagagtgaaaggaGACTAACGTGTCAACTTGGGTGAGGCAGGGAAATCCAGGAGATGGACTCCCCAGCCCAGGCTTCCAAGCCCCTGTCCTTCCATCAGGCACATAGCAGTGGTGCTTTCCTTAAAGGCACTTTTCCCCTGCAGACAGTAAATCATGCTTTGTTTCAGGGGATCTTGAGGTTCTGGAGTTTGTTGATTCTCAGTGTTAGGTTCCTCAAGGAGACTGTTGAGTAACCTTTGTTGACTGACAGATTGACCATTGATGGGCTGGCCGACCTGGCACAGGGACCACCTGAGGATGAGGTATCACTTGCCTGTTAGTCATAGTCCCACATCTTGTTCCTGTTTGTGGACCTTTTCAGGAGCCTCTGCCTCATCTACACTCTGGACTGTAACTGCTTTAAGGGTCGGGACCCTGTCTTGTGCCTTCATGTTCCTGAGATTTTATGGACAAAATAAGTGGAAGAGCCTCTAGAGGAGCCTCCTGGGAAGTCTGCACTGAAAGGCCAGACAGCCAGAAACCTTTCCTGTAAGGTGGAACTGCCAAAGCTTTCCTCCaatgctttgttttccttctgtgttttaagATTTCTTGCACTGTCTGGGACCCTGTGTTGGAAAGTATGGGAGATGCAGAGAAATAATGGCAGGGTCCATCCTGTCTTCCAGGGTTTGAGATCTGGTGGGGAGATAGGACATCTATAGTGATGGCCACAGCCTACACCAGTACATGAAGACTCTTGACCCCTTGCCCTAGGATAATACGCCAGCCaaatttttgtttatacattctgTCTTGGTAACAGCCACTTTCCATTGTCTGCTTTATGGTTATTCTTGTACATCTCTCATCTCTTGTACTGGATTGTTAACTCCCTAATGGCAAGGATTGGGTCTTTTTCACCTGTATCACTTCCTACCAGCACCACCCAGGGACCCTAAACAGACTGGTAGGTTGCTGGCTGGCTGAATTCATGCATACATCAATAGATGGATAGAGGCATAACTCAGAGATAGTGCAGGTTTGGTTCTAGATCCTGGCAGTAAAGCAAATGCTGCAatagtcaaatgaatttttaggTTTCCCAATGCATATAAAAGTCATGTTTACACTATATTGTAGTCTCTGAAGTGTGCAAttgcatatctttaaaaaaaatgtacataccttaactTAAAAATCAATTTAGGGTAGCAAAAATACtttggtaggggcgcctgggtggttcagtcggttaagtattcggctcttggcttcggctcaggtcatgatctcacggttcatgagtttgagccccacatgggattgtttctctctggccctcccccactcatcgtgcaggtgtgtgcatgtgctctctcaaaataaactttaacaaaaataaaaatactttattgataaaaaaaaaatgctaaccatcatctgagctttcagtgagctgtaatcactgatcacagatcaccataacaaatgtaataaaaaatgaaaagtttgaaatacttcaaaaattaccaaaatgtaatacagagacatgaagtgagtaaatgctgttgggaaaGTGGTACTGATAGACTTGCTCCACCAGGGTTGGCACagaccttcagtttgtaaaaaaaataaaaaaaaaaataaaaaaataaaaaaaaattgcaaaggggatgcctgagtggctcagtcagttgagcatccgacttcagctcaggtaa includes:
- the LOC113601811 gene encoding translation initiation factor IF-2-like, producing the protein MCCDPRCSKLRDADFPNLSSPPRSPGDPSPQRDAAARRATRRSTSSSSRAPKCSEGESLTANSQRGAIPSPGLEEIGLPSGSSVTYSRFPAPASPPPGPSPPGWAAASPRYLRRSRARPRSARRNPNPCCELPAGRPQPPALPSAGRSGSASGLRLPRRTRCGQPGGGSPGGAGWAMRGGHGRGSTPQRRAPPASLSPRPPAGACARSKRGAEGGSARGREREGEGRREQGGTGASGPAGSRPGLNTPGAAPLLLPAPRALDLRSAARSCRSARPSGLLLGANLGRF